Proteins found in one Mucilaginibacter gracilis genomic segment:
- a CDS encoding recombinase family protein, whose product MTVADLYIRVSTDEQAEKGYSQRSQEEVLRKFCEIKYITVRHVYFEDHSAKTFKRPVWTKVLVNIRKSKTKSDLILFTKWDRFSRNAGDAYNMINVLRRFGVEPQAIEQPLDLTVPENKLMLAFYLAAPEVENDRRSLNVFNGQRKARKEGRWVSAAPLGYANLSYENGRKYIGPVEPAASAMKWVFTQIAQGMFTTEQVYREAVTNKGLKCGRNNLYTLIRNPVYCGKIKVPKHKDEEEYLADGLHEPLISEAIFYRVQDILDGRKQKPRVDSRKIAVGDHIPLRGFLICPECGKMLSGSSSKGRNGYYHYYHCFKGCPVRFKVGDVNTVFEKEFVEVLPKERYTKFYLDCILKAYKLKHKGEDDARKELVDQIREANSRITQARDLLVAGKFEEDDYLATKREAEQLIIRLEAQIPHVISSRKNIESDLSVLISNQKRAWDIWKGGKSAQIRMIIGACYTENMVFCDNGVRTTRINDINHNIRLINKELDVQKKWTTSDLMRLSTRVGATGFEPVTLCL is encoded by the coding sequence ATGACTGTTGCCGATCTGTATATCCGGGTGAGCACGGATGAACAAGCTGAAAAAGGTTACTCCCAGCGTAGCCAGGAAGAAGTATTAAGGAAATTCTGTGAAATCAAATATATCACGGTACGACACGTGTATTTTGAGGATCATTCCGCTAAAACTTTCAAGCGTCCTGTCTGGACTAAAGTGCTCGTCAATATCCGAAAAAGTAAGACCAAATCTGATCTGATCCTGTTTACCAAATGGGACAGGTTTAGCCGTAATGCCGGTGATGCTTACAATATGATCAATGTATTACGCCGCTTCGGCGTAGAACCCCAGGCGATAGAGCAACCTTTGGACCTGACGGTACCGGAAAATAAACTGATGCTGGCTTTTTATCTTGCAGCACCGGAGGTTGAAAATGACCGGAGATCGCTCAATGTGTTCAACGGTCAAAGAAAAGCGAGAAAAGAAGGCCGATGGGTATCGGCAGCGCCATTGGGTTATGCCAATCTATCCTATGAAAACGGACGAAAATACATTGGCCCGGTAGAACCCGCCGCATCTGCAATGAAATGGGTCTTTACCCAAATAGCCCAGGGTATGTTTACGACTGAACAGGTTTACCGCGAAGCGGTTACTAACAAAGGGCTTAAATGTGGCAGAAATAATTTATATACTTTGATCCGAAACCCAGTTTATTGTGGCAAAATAAAGGTGCCCAAACATAAAGACGAAGAAGAATACCTGGCTGACGGTCTGCATGAACCGTTGATCTCAGAAGCTATTTTTTATCGGGTTCAGGATATCCTGGACGGCAGAAAGCAAAAACCAAGAGTAGATTCGAGAAAAATCGCCGTTGGTGACCATATCCCTTTACGAGGTTTTCTCATCTGTCCTGAATGTGGCAAAATGCTGTCCGGCAGTTCCTCCAAAGGGCGCAATGGCTATTACCATTACTACCACTGTTTTAAAGGATGTCCTGTCAGGTTTAAGGTGGGTGATGTGAATACGGTTTTTGAAAAGGAGTTCGTGGAGGTTTTACCTAAAGAAAGGTACACCAAATTTTACTTGGATTGTATCCTGAAAGCTTACAAGTTGAAGCATAAAGGGGAAGACGATGCACGAAAGGAGTTAGTGGACCAAATACGTGAAGCGAACTCCAGGATCACGCAAGCCCGGGACTTACTCGTAGCTGGGAAGTTTGAGGAAGATGATTATTTAGCAACAAAAAGAGAGGCTGAACAGCTGATAATCAGACTCGAAGCTCAGATCCCGCACGTGATTAGTTCCCGGAAAAATATCGAAAGCGACCTGAGTGTGCTTATTTCGAACCAGAAAAGGGCCTGGGATATATGGAAAGGCGGAAAATCGGCTCAAATACGTATGATAATTGGTGCGTGTTATACCGAAAATATGGTGTTTTGCGATAATGGTGTTCGAACCACCCGAATTAATGATATAAACCACAATATCAGGCTGATAAACAAGGAATTAGATGTGCAAAAAAAATGGACAACCAGCGATTTAATGCGGTTGTCCACTAGGGTGGGAGCTACTGGGTTCGAACCAGTGACCCTCTGCTTGTAA